Genomic segment of Oncorhynchus nerka isolate Pitt River linkage group LG10, Oner_Uvic_2.0, whole genome shotgun sequence:
ggcctttcaggttatgtcgatataggactcgttttactgtgaataaagatacttttgtacctgtttcctccagcatcttcacaaggtcctttgctgttgttctgtgattgatttgcacctttcgcaccaaagtacgttcatctctaggagacagaacgcgtctccttcctgagcagtatgacggctgtgtggtcccatggtgtttatacttgcatactattgtttgtacagatgattgTTGTACCTTCAAGTGTTTGGAGATttctcctaaggatgaaccagacttgtggaggtctacaatttttttctgaggtcttggctgatttctttagattttcccacaATGTCAAGAAAAGATGCAGTTTTGAAGGTCGGCCTtaaaatgcatccacaggtacacctccaattgactcaaattatgtcaattagcccatcagaagcttctaaagctatgacatcactttctggaattttccaagctgttttaaggcacagtcaacttagtgtatgtaaacgtatgacccactggaattgacagtgaattataagtgaaataatctgtaaacaattgtttcatacttgtgtcatgcacaaagtagatgtcctaaccaacttaccaaaactatagtttgttaacaagaaatttgtggagtggttgataaacgagttttgatgactccaacctaagcgtatgtaaacttccgacatcaactgtatactTTGCGTTACCTCTTATTAAATCAAGCCACAAGATCATTTGATCATTTAAAACAAAATGTTTAATCAAAGATTAGTCAAGAtgggaaataaataaaaatggttATGTGCAAGATTGTAATAAGCCACCACCTTTATGCACATGGTCAGGCTGCTAGGAATCATCTTAGTTCTACCCATAGCACTGAGGTAAATCAAACTCCCTGTGTGGGAATTTAAAGCAATTTCCTTTGGAATGACAACATATAAATAGTATCTATTGAATAATTAATTCAACATGTTAACATTTAAGAGATCAATAAATAATTAAAAAGGGAATGGCTGCTAGCAGACTCCTCTGAAATAATGTATACTCTTCTACAGAGTTGAAAAATGTTTACCATCTCTTCCAAAGTCGAAACCCAATATAAGATGCCCAACAAAAACGTCTTTGGCTGATGACTTTCCTATTGTCTAAAACAAGAGCAGCATTGAGCAATGCCCAACATACTTCAAATAAGTAAATTAGAAGCCTTGACATTTTACAACTGAAACACTGTTTAACAAACCAGTTCATGACAGTTTGTTCCAGTACTATATAATGTTGCCTCTGGAAATGTCCAGGACGTACATTACCTAAAAGTATGAGCACTTTAAGAGTGACGTGGAGTTACTGTGACAGAAAACAACACATGACAAGAAATAAACCACGACAATGTTTAGTCTCAGGTAATTATCCATCTTATTTGGATGGGATAGCTAATAGCTACACTTCATTATCTACCTGGTGCTATTCTACACAGGATTTTGTCAGTAGTTTTATCTTTGGGGTCTGGGCCAGGACCCTAATTGCTTGACAACACATCAGAGATTAATAGATAGACAGGAAACACTCATTTAAAGGGTTCAATGCCTGTGATTAAAGGATGAGACCAGCCAGAGAGAAAAATGGAAAGTTATTCAGGAATGTgacatgaaaaatatatatatatatatggtggtAAACTTccaggtgtgttctgatggattGGCAGGGGGAAGGATTAGCGAAGGTCGCTCTCATCATCCTGTATTTGTTTCTTGATCCGAAGTAACATAGTGGTGTTCCACTGATCCAATCTTGAGATGGAGTCAAAGTCTTTCACCTGTTAGAGAAGGAGAACTGGTTTAATAGACAAACATAATTTAAAGATGAAATTCTGTCATCATGGAATGGCATGAGAAAAACCTACCGCATCAGTGAATGCATCCACATCATGTTCCTCATATGCATCCAGAAGTTTCTGTTAAAATTACAGCAGAAGACATTTTATTGTATACCGTCACAATACGTATCCCTCATTAAATGTGTCATGTTTGCTTTTATATCCACTCAGATTTAAAGCCATTCAAAGAGAAAATAAAGCAGAAATACAAAACGCAAACATAGTGACCCATGATTTGATAATAGATCTACCTTAACCAGTTTGCATTCTCTAGCGTCTGAGAAGGCTGGGAACATTTCCTCATATCTCTGTACAGACAGCTGACGGTAGACAACAGATCAGAGCAAAGTCAAAACTACTACATAGAGGTAAAGTGTTGATGTGTAGGTATGAGGAAAATAAAGACTCACCCTTGCATTAAGCATGTCCACAcagaagtgacaaagagctgcTTTGAAGAAGTGGTCTTTAGTGCCATACTTCAACAGGACGCTGTCCATTGCATATGTTCCGATCTAAGCATCACACGAAACAAACTCATAAAAAAGGTAATTGGGAAAGCCCACTATGGCAGTTAATTGGTCATTTAATAGACATGCATGGTTAAATACACACCTGTTCATAAATTTCAATGGCTTTTTGGTACTGTTCCAGTTGGGCAGCATAGGTGGCTACTTTCAAAAGGCACTTATTTGCAGCACTACAATTAGATTGGCAGGAAAATAATCAGTTCAAAAGACACACAACACTAAAAGAAATGTATGAAAAGTGGGATGGAATAGACCAATAAAACCATAAGAGATTATGCCAGAACATTGAAACACCTGTTTGACTCCTCCCCTTTGTAGTAATCTGCTGCCTGTTCATAGTGAGCAATGGCCTGTGGATTAAAGATGCACA
This window contains:
- the LOC115135576 gene encoding alpha-soluble NSF attachment protein-like, whose translation is MDNSGKEKEALALIAEADKKMKSSRGFGALFGGSSRKYEEACDMYVRAANMFKMAKNWSAAGNAFSQAAHLHLQMDNKLDGAINLLNAGNAFKKADPQEAINCLNQAIEIYTDMGRFTIAAKHHISIAEIYESELLDVDKAIAHYEQAADYYKGEESNSAANKCLLKVATYAAQLEQYQKAIEIYEQIGTYAMDSVLLKYGTKDHFFKAALCHFCVDMLNARLSVQRYEEMFPAFSDARECKLVKKLLDAYEEHDVDAFTDAVKDFDSISRLDQWNTTMLLRIKKQIQDDESDLR